From Phragmites australis chromosome 5, lpPhrAust1.1, whole genome shotgun sequence, a single genomic window includes:
- the LOC133917846 gene encoding uncharacterized protein LOC133917846, with the protein MWMVRSSSFSALQGQPPRPISSQASVTSGLCSPCYNYGRVGHFTRDCPYPKPEATVTAPRPPPPTPIVHQVSKRGRVCYTTVEEPHEEDNVLMGMLFVNSCPAIVLFDSSASYCFVKESYVSSDSMITKVLPSSYHIDASGAILRTNRVVPLAEILIEGVQFSANLIMLDTRGVDVILGMNWLAKNKVAIDSARRTVTLNDMSCTNKSI; encoded by the coding sequence ATGTGGATGGTGCGAAGCTCGTCTTTCTCCGCTCTacaaggacaacctccaagacccaTCAGTTCTCAAGCGAGTGTGACTAGTGGCCTCTGCAGCCCGTGCTATAACTATGGGCGCGTCGGGCATTTCACACGTGATTGCCCTTATCCAAAGCCAGAAGCCACGGTGAcggctccaaggccaccaccacctACTCCAATCGTTCATCAAGTCTCCAAACGTGGCCGAGTGTGCTACACCACCGTCGAGGAGCCTCATGAGGAAGACAACGTGTTGATGGGTATGTTATTTGTTAATTCTTGTCCTGCAATTGTGCTTTTCGATTCTAGTGCATCTTATTGTTTCGTCAAAGAGAGTTATGTCTCAAGTGACAGCATGATCACCAAAGTTCTACCTTCCTCTTATCATATTGATGCATCTGGTGCTATATTGAGGACCAACCGTGTCGTTCCCTTGGCTGAGATTctcattgagggagttcagttttctgcaaatttgatcATGTTGGATACAAGAGGAGTGGATGTCatattgggaatgaattggcttgcCAAGAACAAGGTCGCTATTGATTCTGCTCGTAGGACTGTCACTCTTAATGACATGTCCTGCACAAACAAGtccatttga